GGCCATAAATATAATGGCAATAAAGAAATAAACCAGTTGCTTGTGGTTTAACGACCATTCGGTCAGATTAAGCCGACTCATAGACGCACCTTCTGTCCTTCATGGAGTTTCTGGACACCGGCGCAAACAATCACATCCCCCTCGTGCAGTCCGTCCAGAATTTCCACGGCATTATCGCCAAAGGCGCCGACCTTAACCGGCCGCAGCGCAACCTGATTGTCGGTCACAACCCATACATTTGGCGTATCGCCGGTTTGATACAGCGCGGCTAAAGGAATAAAGATGGATTGGTTGCCGGTATGGTTTATGTTGACTGTTGCGGTCATGCCTAATTGCAGATCAGCCGGTGGATTGACTAACGAAATGCGGGCTTTATAAGTCCGGGTTACTTTATCGGCCATGGGAGCTATTTCTCTTACTTTTCCTTCGCTGGTTATGCCAGGCAAGGCCCAGAAAGTTACTTGGATGTGGGAGGCATTTTTTAATTCTTCCAGTTTATTCTCCGGGATATTGATTTCGATTTCCCGCATCCCGTCTTTTACCAGCGTCAGTACGGTCTGACCGGCACTGACTACCTGACCGGCTTCCACGTTAATGCCGGCAATGACCCCGTCACTGTCGGCCGTAAGCTGGCTGTAGTTGAGTTGATTATTACCTTGAGCATATTGGGCTGACGCCTGATTTACCGCCGCCTGGGCCACCTCATAGGCGTTTTGGTACTGATCAAGCTGGGCACGGCTGATAGCTCCCTGTTCGTAGAGCTTTTCGTATCTCGCCAGATTGCTTTGAGCTAAGCTAAGCTGAGAATCGGCGGAAGCTACTTGAGCGGCGGTCAGATTGACAGTTTGTTGAATATCCTTGGGATCAATCGTTAAGAGAACATCGCCGGCTTTGACATGGGTGCCGGCTTCGACCTGGCGTTGAATAATTTTGCCGCCAGTCTGAAAGGAGAGCGCCGTTTCATAGCGGCCGCGCACTTCGCCGGAATACCCTGGATTTTGGTTGTTGGCGCCAAGTGAAATGGTTTGCGTTCGTACTAGCGGTATATCCTCGCTTATACTGGCTGTTTGCGAGCAGCCGGTAAGCAGTAGAGCGGCCAATAAGAGAGATAGATAATTCCGGTAGTATTTTTTCATGCTATTTCCTCCTCTAACTCTATATTACTTATAAACTATTTTGGTATTCTAGTTTATTTATGATAAAAAAAACTGCTAAAGAAATAAGCTGAATAACAGCTTATTTCTTAGTTAAACCATGGATAATAAGGTCGATCAGGGCATCAGTATAATATCCCTGCTGTTCCTTTTCCGGTGAGAACTCGACGGTTCTCATATAGCTGAACGCTTGAAACAGGCGAAAACCAGCATAACTGACCACCGCTTCATCAACATCCCGGAATATTCCTTTTTGTTTTCCGTCTTGAATGATTTCGGCAATAATCGAAATAATTTCTTCATCAATCAGTTTATGATACTTCCGACTTAAAAAGGCGGAAAACAAAGCATCGTCGTCCTTAAGCAACCGGGTAATGAAGGTATCTTCATTAAAAAAGTCTAACGAAGTCCGGATAAGCTGGGTTAATTTTTCCAGAGGATCGGAAATCTCGCCCATCCGGGAAAAGATGATCTGGATAGTTTGGTGGCATTCCCGGGTTAACAGGCTGGCAAATAAATGCTCTTTATCCTTAAAATGTTCGTAAATAGTTTTCTTGGATATTTTACAGTCCCGGCTGATTTCATCCATTGTTGTTTTCTTAAAGCCAAAGCGATCCAGCCGGTCTTTGGCTTTATCCAATATCAGATTTTTAATGTCATCCATGTTGTAGTTCACCTACTTATTATTTGTATGACCATATTGTCAGAAGTAGTATTAACAAAATAAAACAGTGTTACTCATAAACTATTATAGTATTTTAGTTTCCTAAAAGCAAGCTGCAATTTTTTAAAGAAATAAAAAAGAGAGGATAGGTCCTCTCTTTTTTATCTTAATTACCCCGGGAGGTATAAGTTAATTTTTTATCAGGCTTTTCTGCCGGTTTAGTTTGGTATTTCTTTGAGAACGGCAGTTACCGAAAGGGTGCGGTTATTGCGGATGATGGTAACATTTACCTTGGTATCTACCGGAATATCATCCAGCACTTTGCGCAAATCGGCAACTGAATTGACGGCCGTATCGTTTATTTTGGTAATGATGTCACCCTGTTTGATACCTGCCTGATTAGCCGGTCCGTCGTCTTCCACCCGGACAACGTATACGCCATTGTCGATTTGCAGGCTGTAGCCATAACGGGCCGCCGTATTTTTATCCCAGACGCCGACACCCAGATAGGACCGGACTACCTTGCCATTTTCCATCAGGGACTGTAGAATCGGTCTGGCCGAATTAATGGGAATGGAGAAGCCCATACCTTCAATCCCATCGGCAGAGATTTTGGCAC
The window above is part of the Propionispora vibrioides genome. Proteins encoded here:
- a CDS encoding efflux RND transporter periplasmic adaptor subunit: MKKYYRNYLSLLLAALLLTGCSQTASISEDIPLVRTQTISLGANNQNPGYSGEVRGRYETALSFQTGGKIIQRQVEAGTHVKAGDVLLTIDPKDIQQTVNLTAAQVASADSQLSLAQSNLARYEKLYEQGAISRAQLDQYQNAYEVAQAAVNQASAQYAQGNNQLNYSQLTADSDGVIAGINVEAGQVVSAGQTVLTLVKDGMREIEINIPENKLEELKNASHIQVTFWALPGITSEGKVREIAPMADKVTRTYKARISLVNPPADLQLGMTATVNINHTGNQSIFIPLAALYQTGDTPNVWVVTDNQVALRPVKVGAFGDNAVEILDGLHEGDVIVCAGVQKLHEGQKVRL
- a CDS encoding TetR/AcrR family transcriptional regulator → MDDIKNLILDKAKDRLDRFGFKKTTMDEISRDCKISKKTIYEHFKDKEHLFASLLTRECHQTIQIIFSRMGEISDPLEKLTQLIRTSLDFFNEDTFITRLLKDDDALFSAFLSRKYHKLIDEEIISIIAEIIQDGKQKGIFRDVDEAVVSYAGFRLFQAFSYMRTVEFSPEKEQQGYYTDALIDLIIHGLTKK